In the genome of Candidatus Thorarchaeota archaeon, the window GTAGTGATGATCCTCGCCGTGCATTCACAATACGTACTCAGAAATCAAATACGCGTAGGGGGTCCGTGTGGTCACATATCATCTTGGCATACTCAGATACTGTGTACTTGCCTATTGTGGCGTGGTTAATCCCCCTCATCTGACAACAATTCGTGGTCATAGATATCATGATACGCTACTTGAGTATGCAAGGCGTCTTCAAGGATTATGGATCAGGCATGCTGATAATCCACCCCATGTTACATCTACCTTAGGGTATAACCTATCGACAGTAATTACGACAAACACACATCGGATGAGCAGGCGCAAGCGGGATAGAGATGTACCAGATGACGCCAATTGGTATCAAATCAGTTACAATAAATTATGGCCGGAAGGGTCAAATGAGTGTCTGAATTGAGAGTACGCGAGTGGACACGTTCGAAAAACCGAAAGGTCCGGTGTGATGGCATCCGGTTCGTGCGAATTGGGTATCTGAGAAGGATACCTCAACACCAGGGGAGTGCTTGGGCTGGACCAGATGGTCATTGAGGGGATGTGTTGTTCAATTGGCTGTTCATGCTGGGCACATGGTTGTACTGAGCACCGTGTTGTATTGTGTTCAGCAGACGGACGAGTAGACGATGTGGCGGAGCGCACGGCAGATGTGGACAGTGACTCACTGTGGCAGACTACACTCTTTACGAGTCAGCAGGTCTACAATTGTGACAGCTGCAAGTGACGCCACCACAGGTACTGCCCTGGGGACAATACACGGATCATGTCGTCCACTGACAGAAATGGTCACATCCCTCCTTTCTCTCAGATTCACACTTCTCTGCGTCATTCCGATGCTGGGGGTTGGTTTTATTGCGACTCGGAATACGATTGGTGCACCGGTGGAAATACCGCCCAATATGCCTCCGGCATCATTCTTAGTCCAGACCACTCTGTCATCCTGGAATGTCATCGCGTCATTGTTCTGAGACCCACGTTTCAGTGAAGACGCGAAGCCTGCTCCAAACTCGATGCCCTTGACTGCAGGTATACTGAAGACTGCATGACTGAGACAGCTCTCAAGCGAGTTGAAGATAGGTTCACCCACTCCGACAGGAACATTCAGTATGCGACACTCAACGACTCCACCTATCGAGTCATGTTCTCTCATGGCCTCAAGGATACTGCGCTCCATCTCTTGACCGAGCCTGGCGTCCGCACATCGTACTGCGTTTGAATAGACTTGGCTTCTAATCTCTTCGTCTGAGACCTCTCTCTGAAGACGCACACGCCCAATCTGAACAGCATGGGAGAGGACCTCAACACCTCTGAGGGCTAGAATACTCTTTGCAATTGCACCTGCCATAACGAAGGCAGCTGTGATTCTTCCTGAGAGGAACCCACCGCCGCGGTGATCATTGTAGCCACGATACTTCACGCGTGCAGCATAGTCTGCGTGACCTGGTCGAGGGACGTCCCTGAACATCTCATAATGGGACGAGTCGCAGTCAAGATTCCGTACCATCATCATTATGGGACCGCCTGTTGAATGGCCATTGAAGACACCACTATGGATCTCAACAACATCAGGCTCCGAACGTGATGTAAAAAGCGGGCTATCACCGGGTCTTCTGCGGTCCAACTCGGACTGAATGAGGTCCACGCTGACAGGAAGTCCTGGGGGGCAGCCCTCTACAGTGACTCCAATGCAGTGTCCATGACTCTCTCCAAATACATGTATCCTGAAGAGGCTACCAAGCGTGAACGTCATACTGTTGTTGGCCCCCTTGGTCGTTCCTCGACAGCCGCACCTATCGTCTTCAGAGTGGCGAAGAAGCCAGGATAGCTCTTCGCAACACACTCTGCATCGACTATGGTTGTCTTCCCCGACGCAACCAACGCTGCTACAGTACATGCCATGGCAATGCGATGGTCCTTGTGAGGGTCAATCACAGCACCTCGGAGCGGAGTGGGGCCCCGGACCGTCATTGTGTCATGGTCTGAGTGAATAGACGCTCCCATCTTTGAGAGCTCATTCGAGATGGCCGCAACCCTGTCACTCTCTTTCATTCTGAGTCGCCTCACACCTCTGAGTGTGGTCTGTCCCTCTGCCTGAGAGGCGAGCACCACAAGGATTGGTACGAGGTCCGGAGTGTCGGAGACATCGACGTCAACTGGCCTCAGTTCATTCGCCTCTGCAGTCACGGTTGTGGAGGCTGTAGTGACACGGGCACCCATCTCTCTGAGTATGTCGACGAACAATGCATCACCCTGCAATGAGTCGTGTGACACACCGGATACTGTCACCCTTCCACACAGGGTCCCAGCGGCCAGAATGAACGCCGCTGACGAGTAGTCGCCCTCAACATCGTAGTTGCAGCATCGATAGGTCTGACCACCCGATACAAAGAACTCTCTCCAGTCCTCGCTCACGTCCGCATGTACTCCGAAACGTTGCATCATCGCAAGTGTCATTCTCACATATGGTCGAGACTCTAGCCGCGTAGTGAGTTCAATGCTGGAGTCAATATCCCCGCGGGAGCAAGCAAGAAGTAGAGCAGATA includes:
- the aroC gene encoding chorismate synthase, whose amino-acid sequence is MTFTLGSLFRIHVFGESHGHCIGVTVEGCPPGLPVSVDLIQSELDRRRPGDSPLFTSRSEPDVVEIHSGVFNGHSTGGPIMMMVRNLDCDSSHYEMFRDVPRPGHADYAARVKYRGYNDHRGGGFLSGRITAAFVMAGAIAKSILALRGVEVLSHAVQIGRVRLQREVSDEEIRSQVYSNAVRCADARLGQEMERSILEAMREHDSIGGVVECRILNVPVGVGEPIFNSLESCLSHAVFSIPAVKGIEFGAGFASSLKRGSQNNDAMTFQDDRVVWTKNDAGGILGGISTGAPIVFRVAIKPTPSIGMTQRSVNLRERRDVTISVSGRHDPCIVPRAVPVVASLAAVTIVDLLTRKECSLPQ
- the aroA gene encoding 3-phosphoshikimate 1-carboxyvinyltransferase, producing TLLTGDSTLRRRPVGQLMAALQQLGAEVISLQDNGCPPVMVDGRGFTGGTARLEGDVSSQFVSALLLACSRGDIDSSIELTTRLESRPYVRMTLAMMQRFGVHADVSEDWREFFVSGGQTYRCCNYDVEGDYSSAAFILAAGTLCGRVTVSGVSHDSLQGDALFVDILREMGARVTTASTTVTAEANELRPVDVDVSDTPDLVPILVVLASQAEGQTTLRGVRRLRMKESDRVAAISNELSKMGASIHSDHDTMTVRGPTPLRGAVIDPHKDHRIAMACTVAALVASGKTTIVDAECVAKSYPGFFATLKTIGAAVEERPRGPTTV